The Triticum aestivum cultivar Chinese Spring chromosome 7B, IWGSC CS RefSeq v2.1, whole genome shotgun sequence genome window below encodes:
- the LOC123160024 gene encoding GTP-binding protein ERG isoform X1 — MRRIVRALRPLQKLTSHTTQFPLPVHRLLSTSSSSSSSAVAASSDSDSAAHDADFNSADFSLPPTDPSPASAAAVRNPLSALCKVRFDPSLRARADEALFGEKNAGMGVEDAVEEERSREVALALLEAALEPPDEDEEGGPEEVRKEDQMSLSVGIVGAPNAGKSSFTNTAVGSKVAAVSRKTNTTTHEILGVLTKGKTQICFFDTPGLMLGHHGFPHRDVTVRVESAWSSVNLYDLLIVMFDVNRHLKMPDSRVIKLIKRLGAEVNPNQKRILCMNKVDLVDDKKDLLKVAKEFEDLPGFERYFMVSGLKGKGVKDLVQYLMDQAVRRPWDEEPATMTEEAMKTISLEVVREKMLDHIHQEIPYVIEHRLMDWKELKDGSLRVEQHFIAPKQSQRQILVGKNGSKIGRIGIEANEELRSIFKRDVHLMLQVRVAKKRSS, encoded by the exons ATGCGCCGCATCGTCCGAGCTCTCCGGCCGCTCCAAAAGCTAACCTCTCATACCACCCAGTTTCCTCTCCCCGTCCACCGCCTCCTCTccacctcttcctcatcctcctcctccgccgtTGCCGCCTCCTCAGACTCCGACTCCGCCGCCCACGACGCTGATTTTAACAGCGCTGACTTCTCCCTCCCACCCACGGACCCATCCCCAGCCTCCGCCGCAGCCGTCCGCAACCCCCTCTCCGCGCTTTGTAAGGTCCGATTCGACCCCTCCCTCCGCGCACGCGCCGACGAGGCGCTCTTCGGGGAGAAGAATGCAGGGATGGGAGTGGAGGACGCGGTGGAGGAAGAGCGGTCGCGGGAGGTGGCGCTCGCGCTGCTTGAGGCCGCCCTGGAGCCGCCCGACGAGGACGAGGAGGGGGGCCCCGAGGAGGTCAGGAAGGAGGACCAGATGTCGCTCTCCGTCGGGATCGTCGGTGCGCCCAACGCCGGCAAGTCGTCGTTCACCAACACTGCT GTTGGCTCAAAAGTGGCTGCAGTCTCCCGCAAGACAAATACAACAACTCATGAAATTTTGGGCGTGCTGACAAAAGGGAAAACTCAGATA TGCTTTTTTGATACCCCAGGTCTCATGTTAGGGCACCATGGGTTTCCTCATAGGGATGTCACCGTTCGTGTGGAGAGTGCCTGGAGCTCAGTTAACCTCTATGATTTACTAATAGTAATGTTTGATGTCAATAGGCATCTGAAAAT GCCTGATTCCCGAGTAATAAAGTTAATCAAACGATTGGGTGCCGAGGTAAACCCAAACCAGAAACGTATATTATGCATGAATAAGGTTGACCTAGTGGATGACAAAAAAGACTTGCTGAAGGTTGCAAAGGAATTTGAAGATCTTCCTGGATTTGAGCG GTACTTCATGGTTTCTGGACTAAAAGGCAAAGGAGTGAAGGACCTTGTACAATACTTGATGGACCAG GCAGTAAGAAGACCTTGGGACGAGGAACCGGCGACAATGACTGAAGAAGCAATGAAAACCATATCATTGGAGGTTGTGCGAGAGAAGATGCTGGATCATATTCACCAA GAAATCCCATATGTAATTGAGCATCGGCTGATGGATTGGAAGGAGCTAAAAGACGGTTCTCTTAGGGTGGAACAACACTTTATTGCACCAAAGCAAAGCCAACGGCAGATCCTTGTTGGAAAAAATGGCTCTAAGATCGG GAGAATCGGGATTGAAGCCAATGAAGAATTGCGGTCCATATTCAAGAGAGATGTCCATCTGATGCTCCAAGTTAGAGTTGCTAAGAAGAGGAGTTCTTGA
- the LOC123160024 gene encoding GTP-binding protein ERG isoform X2, with amino-acid sequence MRRIVRALRPLQKLTSHTTQFPLPVHRLLSTSSSSSSSAVAASSDSDSAAHDADFNSADFSLPPTDPSPASAAAVRNPLSALCKVRFDPSLRARADEALFGEKNAGMGVEDAVEEERSREVALALLEAALEPPDEDEEGGPEEVRKEDQMSLSVGIVGAPNAGKSSFTNTAVGSKVAAVSRKTNTTTHEILGVLTKGKTQICFFDTPGLMLGHHGFPHRDVTVRVESAWSSVNLYDLLIVMFDVNRHLKMPDSRVIKLIKRLGAEVAKEFEDLPGFERYFMVSGLKGKGVKDLVQYLMDQAVRRPWDEEPATMTEEAMKTISLEVVREKMLDHIHQEIPYVIEHRLMDWKELKDGSLRVEQHFIAPKQSQRQILVGKNGSKIGRIGIEANEELRSIFKRDVHLMLQVRVAKKRSS; translated from the exons ATGCGCCGCATCGTCCGAGCTCTCCGGCCGCTCCAAAAGCTAACCTCTCATACCACCCAGTTTCCTCTCCCCGTCCACCGCCTCCTCTccacctcttcctcatcctcctcctccgccgtTGCCGCCTCCTCAGACTCCGACTCCGCCGCCCACGACGCTGATTTTAACAGCGCTGACTTCTCCCTCCCACCCACGGACCCATCCCCAGCCTCCGCCGCAGCCGTCCGCAACCCCCTCTCCGCGCTTTGTAAGGTCCGATTCGACCCCTCCCTCCGCGCACGCGCCGACGAGGCGCTCTTCGGGGAGAAGAATGCAGGGATGGGAGTGGAGGACGCGGTGGAGGAAGAGCGGTCGCGGGAGGTGGCGCTCGCGCTGCTTGAGGCCGCCCTGGAGCCGCCCGACGAGGACGAGGAGGGGGGCCCCGAGGAGGTCAGGAAGGAGGACCAGATGTCGCTCTCCGTCGGGATCGTCGGTGCGCCCAACGCCGGCAAGTCGTCGTTCACCAACACTGCT GTTGGCTCAAAAGTGGCTGCAGTCTCCCGCAAGACAAATACAACAACTCATGAAATTTTGGGCGTGCTGACAAAAGGGAAAACTCAGATA TGCTTTTTTGATACCCCAGGTCTCATGTTAGGGCACCATGGGTTTCCTCATAGGGATGTCACCGTTCGTGTGGAGAGTGCCTGGAGCTCAGTTAACCTCTATGATTTACTAATAGTAATGTTTGATGTCAATAGGCATCTGAAAAT GCCTGATTCCCGAGTAATAAAGTTAATCAAACGATTGGGTGCCGAG GTTGCAAAGGAATTTGAAGATCTTCCTGGATTTGAGCG GTACTTCATGGTTTCTGGACTAAAAGGCAAAGGAGTGAAGGACCTTGTACAATACTTGATGGACCAG GCAGTAAGAAGACCTTGGGACGAGGAACCGGCGACAATGACTGAAGAAGCAATGAAAACCATATCATTGGAGGTTGTGCGAGAGAAGATGCTGGATCATATTCACCAA GAAATCCCATATGTAATTGAGCATCGGCTGATGGATTGGAAGGAGCTAAAAGACGGTTCTCTTAGGGTGGAACAACACTTTATTGCACCAAAGCAAAGCCAACGGCAGATCCTTGTTGGAAAAAATGGCTCTAAGATCGG GAGAATCGGGATTGAAGCCAATGAAGAATTGCGGTCCATATTCAAGAGAGATGTCCATCTGATGCTCCAAGTTAGAGTTGCTAAGAAGAGGAGTTCTTGA